A stretch of DNA from Paenibacillus albus:
GAGCAAATTTTTGCCCGCATGGAACAATTGAACCAGGACGATCAAGTGACGCTGGAGAACAAGGTGTCGATCTATCGAACCGAAATTCCGCAGCTGTACACGGATTATGTGGATCAGTTCGTGCGGAATAACAAAGGCAATGGTACATATAACGATACGCTTCTGGATGAGATGGCAGCTGCCGTTAAAACGCAAGCTTACCGGATTCCGGAGGAAACGTACTATAAGCTTCCGTCGCTGTCGCCGATTCAGCTCGGTGATATGCAGCAGGTCGCGGTATCCATCGTTCATAAGCTTATGGGCGATACGCTTCGCGAAGCTGAGACCGCGCGTACGAAAGTCGCAGAGCTTGTGAATGCCAGCTCCCTTAGCGAGCGCAAGACAAGAGAAATTGTACAAGAGCTTGCCAGGTACGCTATTATGCCGAACAAGTTTTTGGACAAACAAGCGACGAACGATGCAAGGGTCGCTGCGAAGGAGAATACACCGCCTGTTGTCATCAAACAAGGCGATATTATTGTTCATAAAGGCGAGATCGTATCCAAAGAAATGTACGACCGCTTATCTTCAATTGGGCTGCTTCAGACGAAGAAGACGTATTGGCCGCAGCTTGGTTTGCTCTTGTTATCGGTTCTGTTCACGATTGTGATTTACAGTTACTTGGAGAAGGCGGCAGGCTTATCAGGCGGAACGCGGACAAAGTACAGCAATACGCAGCTTGTTATGCTGCTGTTGATCTATGTGCTTAACATTGTGGCGATGCAAATCATCGATTTAACACAGACGCAGTCGATGCCGTATGTCGGCTATCTGGCGCCTACCGCAATGGGAGCGATGCTGATCGTGCTGCTGCTGGACATTCAGCTTGCCGTTGTAAGCTCCTTCTTGTTTGCGATTATGGGCAGCGTTATTTTTAACATGGACTCCGGTCGTACGTTTGATTTCAATTATGGCTTTACGACTGCTGTTATTTCGTTCGCTGCGATCTTCGCCATTCACCGGGCCAGCCAGCGTTCGACGATTCTGAAAGCAGGCATTATGGTCAGCTTGTTTGGTTCAGCCTCCGTATTGGCGATACTGCTGCTAGGGGAGCTGCCAGATAAGAATGAGATTATCATGACGGTGGCGTTTGCTTTCGCGAGCGGACTGCTGACGGCGATTCTTGTTGTCGGATTGATGCCGTTCTTCGAAGTGACTTTCGGCATATTGTCTGCGCTGAAGCTTGTCGAGCTGTCGAGTCCGAACCATCCGCTGCTGCGCAAGCTTCTGACAGAGACGCCGGGGACCTACCATCACAGCGTTATGGTCGGCAACTTATCCGAATCCGCAGCAGAAGCAATTGGGGCGAACGGCTTGTTATGCCGCGTTGGTTCCTTCTATCACGATATTGGGAAGACGAAGCGGCCGAGCTATTTTATTGAGAATCAGACGAATATTGAGAATCCGCATGATTCGATTGAGCCGAAGCTAAGCAAATCGATTATCATTGCGCATGCTAGAGATGGAGTCGAGATGCTTCGCGCTCACAAGCTGCCGAGGCCGATACGAGACATTGCAGAGCAGCATCACGGTACGACATTCCTGAAGTATTTTTATCACAAAGCGTATAAATTGGCGGAAGAAGCGGGCATAGAGCCGGATTTCACTGAGGATGACTTCCGTTATCCAGGTCCGAAGGCGCAGTCGAAGGAAGCGGCGATTGTCGGTATTGCTGACTGTGTCGAAGCGGCCGTTCGAAGCCTCCGCAGTCCAACGGTGGATCAGATTGAATCGATGATCAACAAGATTATCAAGAGCCGATTGGACGATGATCAATTTAACGAATGCGATATTACGCTTAAGGAACTTGAGAAGATCGC
This window harbors:
- a CDS encoding HD family phosphohydrolase, with amino-acid sequence MNQGTTLDESKSSGWNGWKHSAAVRWVLMLLFVLLFYFSLAPHVLPETYNIELGKPSDRDIEAPMEIKDEKATLQAQEQAAEQVEPIYSIVALRSEVLLEQIFARMEQLNQDDQVTLENKVSIYRTEIPQLYTDYVDQFVRNNKGNGTYNDTLLDEMAAAVKTQAYRIPEETYYKLPSLSPIQLGDMQQVAVSIVHKLMGDTLREAETARTKVAELVNASSLSERKTREIVQELARYAIMPNKFLDKQATNDARVAAKENTPPVVIKQGDIIVHKGEIVSKEMYDRLSSIGLLQTKKTYWPQLGLLLLSVLFTIVIYSYLEKAAGLSGGTRTKYSNTQLVMLLLIYVLNIVAMQIIDLTQTQSMPYVGYLAPTAMGAMLIVLLLDIQLAVVSSFLFAIMGSVIFNMDSGRTFDFNYGFTTAVISFAAIFAIHRASQRSTILKAGIMVSLFGSASVLAILLLGELPDKNEIIMTVAFAFASGLLTAILVVGLMPFFEVTFGILSALKLVELSSPNHPLLRKLLTETPGTYHHSVMVGNLSESAAEAIGANGLLCRVGSFYHDIGKTKRPSYFIENQTNIENPHDSIEPKLSKSIIIAHARDGVEMLRAHKLPRPIRDIAEQHHGTTFLKYFYHKAYKLAEEAGIEPDFTEDDFRYPGPKAQSKEAAIVGIADCVEAAVRSLRSPTVDQIESMINKIIKSRLDDDQFNECDITLKELEKIAQTLKETVIGIFHSRIEYPEDVKQKERLA